The following proteins are encoded in a genomic region of Neospora caninum Liverpool complete genome, chromosome XI:
- a CDS encoding putative zinc finger (CCCH type) protein: MCAEAVARRKSEVHPCTVEMEGLADVTCIIRSEEVSEKKWEEDEMGRCASGSGQSNATSTSAGGDGHGCREDGPIDGGVDVGCRELKRRPRLKRMKLQFYKTKMCPWMAQGRCLRGLTCQYAHSECELSPLPNLVKTRMCELLTLTGSCPRLASECKFAHTADELRSTEIFARSKMCPLFLSGRCTANENCRYAHSAQELRKASVASALFLQKHPCRHLQANKSVAGTGTGNRGCVTSTNDTILAKKKEENTTNESRTDVSPSSSTTARDFMSIDAHPKFTLRYSSSKSDMTPPVRSFSRRPYSGIPIQRRLMPSVFLCSASGGDALRRLSSCSEAGGGSLSLPSSPKDCAAPGTPTSLPGGGRQMQAIARFYPVPQPPPPDDSAVAVLPTANRIIPSLKEAKACKQKPQLHSGVPKQEDGARPHIGDRLQKYPDRKGRKGSGWSLSGRGTSCSSSRTSLSSLGFAKDSFRGQTDVFASHTEGQGYQRRTRDKQEGPSKISETGTPAPRKASFSETGVETAGSQMQSELTLDAVQTAKNETACSQAGSDDRLGKQVTSPASSGAPRFPSEGQTTETVDPLASTSPATGTQNEEPNRSEGGPLPGCTPSTQEQASNTGWREQQSVQQPAAPDRMPLQRQWRSFSARSRNRGGSSRTSPLPWLAQDRSRQPNGLAVHSNGRSAPVVAIRRSTQVEVADLSRPASGFSHGGTRKPSRARLAGGNAVNLRQLQRPVPTAFVRPVFASVAEQTRPVPAWNFVQTGGYPGSSTPDTWPFSYEGIPGTPIYPCEQSLSSFPYVPDSRLASPDSCMSRTSFSTQSSGSTVATPHGMSSAPYPAAAAGSLLMTCQSRAGNGEAEQGLPQPSVQTESTIRPAGRVILYGSADQAACYSGGCGVGAAFPGGMDRQRQVLYLPHSTLGQSMQSLPLDVILPKLSAEVLKASEPDRYED; the protein is encoded by the exons TGGAAGTGGACAGAGCAACGCAACAAGCACCAGTGCTGGAGGAGACGGTCATGggtgcagagaagacgggccAATCGACGGTGGAGTTGACGTGGGATGCAGGGAACTGAAACGGCGACCCAGGCTCAAAAGAATGAAACTACAGTTCTACAAAACCAAAAT GTGCCCATGGATGGCTCAGGGTAGATGCCTTCGGGGGCTGACTTGCCAGTATGCTCATTCGGAATGTGAGTTGAGTCCCCTGCCGAATCTGGTGAAGACCCGCATGTGCGAACTGTTAACGCTT ACCGGAAGCTGCCCACGGCTTGCAAGCGAGTGCAAGTTTGCACACACCGCCGACGAACTTCGATCAACTGA GATTTTCGCCCGGAGCAAGATGTGTCCCTTGTTCCTTTCTGGGCGGTGTACAGCGAACGAGAATTGCCGGTATGCTCATAGCGCTCAGGAGTTACGGAAAGCGTCTGTCGCATCGGCGCTGTTCTTGCAGAAGCACCCCTGCCGGCATCTTCAGGCAAATAAGAGCGTTGCTGGAACGGGAACGGGAAATCGCGGTTGCGTTACCAGCACGAATGACACGATcctggcgaagaagaaagaagaaaataCCACCAATGAGTCGCGGACCGACGTGTCTCCGAGCAGCTCTACGACAGCGAGAGATTTTATGTCGATAGACGCACATCCGAAGTTCACACTTCGATATTCCTCTTCTAAATCAGATATGACACCACCAGTacgctctttttcgcgtcgtCCCTACAGCGGTATTCCGATCCAGCGGCGTCTCATGCCTTCGGTGTTTCTGTGCTCTGCTTCGGGAGGGGATGCCTTGCGAAGACTGTCTTCTTGCTcagaggcaggcggcggTTCCTTGTCGCTTCCTTCCAGTCCCAAAGACTGTGCCGCTCCGGGTACGCCTACTTCGTTACCCGGAGGTGGGCGACAAATGCAAGCCATCGCTCGTTTCTATCCCGTTCCACAACCTCCACCGCCAGACGATTCGGCGGTTGCGGTGTTGCCAACGGCGAATCGCATCATCCCTTCCCTAAAGGAGGCAAAGGCTTGTAAGCAGAAGCCCCAGCTGCACTCGGGAGTGCCCAAGCAAGAAGACGGAGCCCGTCCGCACATTGGGGACCGTCTGCAAAAGTATCCTGATCGAAAGGGGCGTAAAGGGTCAGGCTGGTCACTGTCAGGGAGAGGGACGTCTTGCAGCAGTTCTCGAACAAGTTTGTCTTCGTTGGGTTTCGCCAAAGACAGTTTCAGGGGCCAGACGGATGTATTTGCGTCGCATACTGAAGGGCAAGGATATCAGCGGCGCACACGGGACAAGCAAGAAGGACCTTCAAAGATTTCGGAAACGGGTACACCGGCACCGCGCAAGGCATCGTTCAGTGAAACTGGTGTGGAAACAGCAGGGTCGCAGATGCAGTCGGAGTTAACATTGGACGCAGTGCAAACAGCGAAAAACGAAACTGCATGTTCACAGGCAGGGAGCGACGATAGACTAGGTAAACAGGTGACTTCACCCGCTTCGAGCGGGGCACCAAGATTCCCATCAGAAGGACAAACCACTGAAACTGTAGACCCATTGGCGTCTACGTCACCAGCTACCGGGACCCAGAATGAAGAACCGAATCGGAGTGAAGGTGGGCCGCTTCCAGGGTGCACACCCTCTACCCAGGAGCAGGCTTCAAATACAGGCTGGCGTGAACAGCAATCAGTGCAACAGCCGGCCGCTCCTGATCGGATGCCGTTACAACGGCAGTGGCGTTCTTTCAGTGCTCGCAGCCGGAACAGAGGGGGAAGTTCCCGTACATCTCCACTACCGTGGCTGGCGCAAGACAGGTCTCGACAGCCCAATGGATTGGCCGTCCATAGCAATGGACGTTCTGCTCCTGTTGTTGCGATTAGACGGTCAACGCAGGTGGAAGTCGCCGATCTAAGCAGACCCGCATCCGGCTTTTCCCACGGGGGCACGAGGAAACCGAGCAGAGCTCGTCTCGCAGGAGGCAATGCAGTCAACTTACGGCAGCTTCAGCGACCCGTGCCAACCGCTTTCGTACGTCCTGTGTTCGCTAGCGTTGCAGAACAAACACGGCCGGTGCCCGCTTGGAATTTCGTGCAGACAGGCGGGTATCCAGGGTCGTCTACTCCTGACACGTGGCCGTTTTCCTACGAGGGCATTCCAGGCACGCCGATATATCCGTGCGAACAGAGCCTGTCGTCTTTCCCGTATGTGCCCGACAGCCGGCTGGCTTCTCCAGACTCGTGCATGTCTAGGACAAGTTTCAGCACACAAAGCAGCGGAAGCACCGTTGCCACCCCGCATGGGATGTCATCTGCGCCATACcccgcagcggctgccggCTCACTTTTGATGACATGTCAAAGCCGCGCGGgcaacggagaggcggaacaGGGACTCCCACAGCCATCTGTTCAGACTGAGTCCACCATACGTCCTGCAGGGCGCGTAATACTGTATGGCTCAGCTGACCAGGCTGCGTGTTACTCGGGAGGCTGTGGCGTAGGAGCGGCGTTTCCCGGGGGGATGGACAGGCAGCGACAGGTGCTGTATTTGCCTCATTCGACTCTCGGGCAGTCAATGCAGTCTTTGCCTCTTGATGTGATTCTGCCCAAACTATCGGCGGAGGTTCTGAAGGCCTCAGAACCCGACCGGTACGAGGATTAG